The genomic region CTGGCTCACCCTGCAATGGGTGTGCTGGGGGAGAAGAGCCTGAAGATGTCCTCTTACCCATTACACCTGCTCAGTAGACAGGCAAAATCATAGCCTTCCAGATCACAGAATGCTAGGTAGGAGTGGTCACTGGCCAACATTCGTTGTCCTCAATAGGACATAGCTAAGTAACTAGGGAGGAACGATAAAGTCCCCACTCCCTGTTAACACACAGAAGGAAAGATAGTGTACACTGTTCCCTTTTGGACCAGCCCTATGGAGCTTTCTGAAAGCCCTAAAGACTGGACTGTAGAGtgatttttcctctttctctggcccaattaacATTTAATTATTCAATTATATAATTTCAGTGGAACAACTTCACTAAGAGCTCCTCATCAGGATATTCCcttgctcagtggttagggcactcacctaagaAGCGGcaaatccctgttcaaatcccttctcttcatcagGCAGAGGTgacttgaaccaggggtctcccacatcccatgtgcataccctaaccactgggctaatggTTATAAGAGAGGTTCTCCTCCTCCACGTCCCCTCTCCCattgttttgtgtggagttaggtggTCTCTGAGCACACCTAATGGATTGGGCCCTTCATGTTAGTTAGGTGGAGTAGTGCCTATCTTCCCCTGCTTTGTGGATCACTAGCAGAGCCAAGTGCCTCCCTGCAACCTGGggttaggcacctatctctgtgaGGGGGCGGGTCTTAATACCCATCCATTTTAtcagcatctcctattggctagATTAGGTGACTTTGTGGGTTGTTTTCTAAgctgcctatctctccccattcattgaaTAGGAGCCGAGGTACCTAACTCAGTTTTGTGGGTTGCAgtgctgttcctgtgatttttctaggcacctaacagttaggtgttgtgatgctCAATGTCACAgttcctaaggcctggtctacactaggcgtttatgtcgaagttagcgccgttaaatcgaattaaccctgcacccgtccacactgcgatgctatttagttcgacatagaggtctctttaattcgacttctgtactcctccccgacgaggggagtagcgctaaattcgacatggccatgtcgaattaggctaggtgtggatggaaatcgacgctaatagctccgggagctatcccacagtgcaccactctgttgacgctctggacagcagtgcgagctcggatgctctgaccagccacacaggaaaagccccgggaaaatttgaatttgaattccttttcctgtctggccagtttgaatctcatttcctgtctggacatcgtggcgagcacagcagcactggcaacgatgcagagctctccagcagtgatggccgtgcagtctgggaatagaaagagagccccagcatggactgatcgtgaagtcttggatctcatcgctgtgtggggcgatgagtccgtgctttccgagctgcgatccaaaagaaggaatgcaaagatctacgagaagatctctaaagacatggcagagagaggatacagccgggatgcaacgcagtgccgcgtgaaaatcaaggagctgagacaaggctaccagaagaccaaagaggcaaacggacgctccggatcccatccccagacatcccgtttctacgaggcactgcattccatcctcggtgctgccgccaccactaccccaccagtgaccgtggactctgaggatgggatactgtccacggccggttcctcagacatgttaggggacggggaagatgaggaaggagatgaggagggcgaggcagttggcagctctcacaacgctgatttccccgacagccaggatctcttcatcacccttacagagatcccctacgaagcgtccccagccattaccccggacacagaatctggtgaaggatcagccagtaagtgttgtaaacatctaaacatttatttttaaca from Chrysemys picta bellii isolate R12L10 chromosome 6, ASM1138683v2, whole genome shotgun sequence harbors:
- the LOC135984359 gene encoding uncharacterized protein LOC135984359 — translated: MQSSPAVMAVQSGNRKRAPAWTDREVLDLIAVWGDESVLSELRSKRRNAKIYEKISKDMAERGYSRDATQCRVKIKELRQGYQKTKEANGRSGSHPQTSRFYEALHSILGAAATTTPPVTVDSEDGILSTAGSSDMLGDGEDEEGDEEGEAVGSSHNADFPDSQDLFITLTEIPYEASPAITPDTESGEGSATPSATVSQPSLESHSQRLARIRRRKKRTREDMFSELMASSQAQAAQQTQWRENLTRMHQANMDREERWRQEDQQATQTLLGLLREQTDTLRRLVDVLQERRQEDRAPLQSISNRPPPPPSPIPTSPKVQRRRGGRVPANSHSTPAESSSSRRLSFPKI